The genomic stretch AGGATAGTGACACCGAGGGATTTTGCCTTGTCGTACTTGGAACCCGGGTCGGTGCCGACAACGACGTAGTCGGTCTTTTTGCTTACTGAGCTCGAAACTTTGCCGCCTGATTGCATCACCAACCGCTCGGCCTCGGCCCGTTCATGCCGGGCGAGGGTGCCGGTAAAGACAAACGTCTTGCCCTTGAGGCGCGTCTCTTTGGCGGCCACGCGTCGCTCTTCAAACCTGAGCCGC from Candidatus Acidiferrales bacterium encodes the following:
- a CDS encoding BRCT domain-containing protein, which codes for RLRFEERRVAAKETRLKGKTFVFTGTLARHERAEAERLVMQSGGKVSSSVSKKTDYVVVGTDPGSKYDKAKSLGVTILDESQFEKLVGK